In Campylobacter vicugnae, a genomic segment contains:
- a CDS encoding biotin--[acetyl-CoA-carboxylase] ligase, whose protein sequence is MAKGLVLEIEYLCECQSTQIKLIEDIKSFKKSPPCALIADYQSNGIGSRANSWQSPKGNLYLSFALNENDLPKDLEPASASIYFAFILVLTLRDMGSKLWLKWPNDIYLGNRKIAGIITTKSKGVYICGIGMNLKNSPHYADCLDIELNRDLIVDLYFKNLNLKPQWKQIFSKYLIEFELSKNFCVHIDDEQVSLNGAILQNDGSIIINNKRVYSAR, encoded by the coding sequence ATTGAAGATATAAAATCATTTAAAAAATCTCCGCCATGCGCTTTAATAGCTGATTATCAAAGTAATGGGATAGGAAGTAGAGCAAATAGCTGGCAAAGTCCAAAAGGTAACTTATATCTAAGTTTTGCTTTAAATGAAAATGATTTGCCAAAAGATCTTGAACCAGCATCAGCTAGTATATATTTTGCTTTTATTTTGGTGCTAACGCTTAGAGATATGGGTTCAAAGCTTTGGTTGAAGTGGCCAAATGATATATATTTAGGCAACCGTAAAATAGCAGGCATAATCACAACTAAAAGCAAAGGCGTATATATATGTGGTATTGGAATGAATTTAAAAAATTCTCCACACTACGCAGATTGCCTAGATATAGAGCTTAATAGGGATTTGATAGTGGATTTATACTTTAAAAATTTAAATCTTAAGCCTCAATGGAAGCAAATTTTTAGCAAATATCTGATAGAATTTGAGTTATCAAAGAATTTTTGCGTCCATATAGATGATGAACAAGTGAGCCTAAATGGTGCCATACTACAAAATGATGGTTCAATAATAATAAATAATAAAAGGGTGTATTCAGCAAGATGA
- a CDS encoding ParA family protein has translation MSEVITIANQKGGVGKTTTAVNLAASLAVAEKRVLLLDIDPQANATTGLGFKRSDYEFNIYHVLTGRKNINDIILKTELKMLDIAPSNIGLVGIEQEFSEQNRDYKIILKNKLSSIRDNYDYIIIDSPPTLGILTINALTASDSVIIPIQCEFYAMEGLAQIFNTVKVIKETINPKLTIKGFLPTMYSAQNNLSKETVADLKKHFSNKLFKAENCEDGFVIIPRNVKLAESPSFGKPVILYDIKSSGSQAYQNLAHSIMG, from the coding sequence ATGAGTGAGGTTATAACCATTGCCAATCAAAAAGGTGGCGTAGGCAAAACTACTACAGCTGTAAATTTAGCAGCATCTTTGGCTGTGGCTGAAAAGAGAGTTTTGCTACTTGATATCGATCCACAGGCCAATGCGACAACTGGTCTAGGATTTAAAAGAAGTGATTATGAATTTAATATCTATCATGTCTTAACAGGTAGAAAAAATATAAACGATATAATATTAAAAACAGAGTTAAAAATGCTTGATATTGCTCCATCAAATATTGGGCTTGTAGGTATCGAGCAAGAATTTAGCGAGCAAAATAGAGATTATAAAATTATTTTAAAAAATAAGCTCTCTTCAATTCGTGATAACTATGATTATATTATTATTGATAGCCCACCAACTCTTGGGATTTTGACTATTAATGCACTTACTGCAAGCGATAGCGTTATAATACCAATTCAGTGTGAGTTTTATGCTATGGAGGGTCTAGCTCAAATTTTTAATACCGTAAAGGTGATAAAAGAGACTATAAATCCAAAATTAACTATAAAAGGCTTTTTGCCTACGATGTATAGCGCACAAAATAATCTCTCTAAAGAGACGGTAGCTGACTTGAAAAAACACTTTAGTAATAAGCTATTTAAGGCTGAAAACTGCGAAGATGGGTTTGTCATAATTCCTAGAAATGTAAAATTAGCCGAGAGTCCAAGCTTTGGTAAGCCAGTAATTTTATATGATATTAAATCAAGTGGCTCACAAGCATATCAAAATTTAGCTCACTCAATAATGGGGTAA
- a CDS encoding ParB/RepB/Spo0J family partition protein gives MALGRGLDSILGDVEQAYNKELNKELVAQIEIDRIKPNPFQPRKNFSDEALKELSQSIERHGLIQPIIVIKKGDDFTLIAGERRLRASKLLGFSKIKAIVANIGDKNLRELALIENIQRENLSPIELANSYQELINEYKITQEALASIVKKSRVQITNTLRLLGLDEYIKTLIDEGKITQGHAKIMVGLNSDNQKLVADTIIGQKLSVRDTENLVKRLKTNKESKKSKVNLDNIENLNLLKDLIENLGIKCKISGQKLTLNLNDSKKIDNIIKIIQKIQ, from the coding sequence ATGGCACTTGGTAGAGGATTAGACTCCATCTTAGGTGATGTAGAGCAAGCATATAATAAAGAGTTAAATAAAGAATTAGTAGCTCAGATCGAGATTGATAGGATTAAGCCCAATCCATTTCAGCCTAGAAAAAATTTCAGCGATGAGGCTTTAAAAGAGCTTAGCCAAAGTATTGAGCGTCATGGTTTAATTCAGCCAATTATTGTTATTAAAAAGGGTGATGATTTTACACTAATTGCTGGAGAGAGACGCTTAAGAGCTAGCAAACTGCTTGGATTTAGCAAGATTAAAGCAATTGTAGCTAATATAGGTGATAAAAATTTAAGAGAGTTAGCACTAATTGAGAATATTCAAAGGGAAAATTTAAGCCCAATTGAGCTAGCTAACTCATATCAAGAGCTAATCAATGAGTATAAAATCACTCAAGAAGCTCTTGCTTCAATAGTAAAAAAGAGCAGAGTGCAAATAACAAATACTCTTAGACTCTTAGGCCTTGATGAGTATATCAAAACTTTAATAGATGAGGGTAAAATCACTCAAGGACATGCTAAGATAATGGTAGGACTAAATAGCGATAACCAAAAGCTTGTAGCTGATACCATAATCGGGCAAAAGTTAAGCGTTAGAGATACTGAAAATTTAGTAAAACGTCTAAAAACCAATAAAGAGAGTAAAAAATCAAAAGTTAATTTGGATAATATAGAGAATTTAAATTTGCTTAAAGATTTGATAGAGAATTTAGGTATAAAATGCAAAATAAGTGGCCAAAAACTCACATTAAATTTAAACGATAGTAAAAAAATAGATAATATAATAAAAATAATTCAAAAAATTCAGTAG
- a CDS encoding FoF1 ATP synthase subunit B' produces the protein MLHIDPPLLLITLVIFLGLIFVLNSILYKPLLGFIDDRNRSIKNDEESVSKNANDVGSYEAEIERILNDARAEAQAKKHTALNEAKEKAATRVAIKKESLEADYNSFMAGLADRKAELKSNLAAKLPELKSTLAGSLSKI, from the coding sequence ATGCTACATATAGATCCGCCTTTGTTGCTGATTACGCTAGTGATCTTTTTAGGGCTTATCTTTGTGCTAAATTCCATTCTCTACAAGCCTTTGCTTGGTTTCATTGATGATAGAAATAGATCTATCAAAAATGATGAAGAGAGCGTTAGCAAAAATGCTAATGATGTTGGAAGTTATGAAGCTGAGATAGAAAGAATTCTAAATGACGCTAGAGCTGAAGCGCAGGCTAAAAAGCATACTGCTTTAAATGAGGCTAAAGAAAAAGCTGCTACTAGAGTTGCTATTAAAAAAGAGAGCTTAGAAGCTGATTATAACAGTTTTATGGCTGGACTTGCTGATAGAAAAGCTGAGTTAAAATCAAATTTAGCCGCTAAACTTCCAGAATTAAAAAGTACCCTTGCTGGTTCTTTATCAAAGATATAG